The sequence below is a genomic window from Physeter macrocephalus isolate SW-GA chromosome 19, ASM283717v5, whole genome shotgun sequence.
ACTGACATGGAACATAAAAAGCCCTTGATGATCTCTCCAAAAAGGACtttgtttttatcctttctcTGGTCAAAGTCAAACAGTGCAGTTCCCCCCACTGGCCATGAGACGCCCTTGTTTTCCCCGTCCTGGTTCCCGGAGCCTGTCCCTCCAGGGAAAATGTGCCATGAAGAAGGACAGTCTCCCACAGACAGGTGCAGCATCTCTTTGGATTTAGCCTAATTGCTGACGATCCCATTGTAGTGGGATTTTCCGTGACGCTTCTCTGGCAGTTGGTTCCAACGTAAGCCCCAGGTGCTGACCAGGGCCACTGTCACGCAGGGCTGGCCAGCTGGTGTGCGATAGGAGGAAAGCTGCCCAGCAGCCTCTGGGTGACAGAGATGGAGGGTAACTTCAGGTCCATCCCGTAATAACCACCTGGTCCCCTTGCAGAGACACCTCTGCACCAAGCACTGCAGTGGGTAAGCTTTTCGTCtactccagtggttctcaacgtggggggcagggaggtggagaCATCTGGCAAAGTCTGGAGATGCTTTTGCTTGTCATGATGGGGGCGGGTactcctggcatctagtgggaagaggccagagatgctgctacaCATTCTACAGTGCACAGCCAGCCCCGCAACGAGGAATGATCTGCTCCAAAGTATCAGTAGTGCCAAGTCGAGAAGCTCTGCTTTACGTCATCTCAAATTTAGAGTCACAGGAAATACACGTTgctattcttattttacaaattacaAAGTTTAATTTGTAATACATTTTACAAAAGTTACAAAACCAAGTCACCGAGAGCTCAAAAAACTTGTCCGTGGTTTCCTCACCTCACTGTGGGGCAAAACCAGGATTGAACTGGGTCCGTTGACTAGGGCGCCCAATCCTGGTTTGACCAAATATAAGTCCTGCATCTCAGGCAAAGTGCCCTAGTCCTGGGCCAACTGGGGTGGTTGGTCACCCTACCCTGGACTCCGGGTCTACACTCGTGCCCTGAGCCTACCTGGTCCCACCTGCCTCAGGATGCCCAAGAGGCCTAGAATGGGGACGTGGCCTAGAACCAGGTCTCCTAATCAGGCCAGTATTTGCTTTTTCCTGCCTACTTGCCTGTGGTCCCCTGGAAAGCCGGCCCAGGGAGTCTTTGTGGGCAGCCAGTGCCCAGACCAAGATAACACCACCAGCCAAGGTATGAGCAGGTTGGAGCGCTGGGGGATGCTCCCTCCCAGGGCCCCCGTGGGTGCCATCATTACTAGAGCGAGTCCTGGGCCCCCTGTGTTCAATGCTTTTTCCTGACAGAGATCTCAGTGTCCCTGCCTCTCACTGCTCCCCTGGTGTGGCCTGGCTTGCCCACCCCTTGTCGCTTGTCTCTGCTGCTACCAAGTCCTGGCATCTGTCCCAGTCTATACGACCTTTCTATCCCAGGCCTGTGCCCTCCCCATGGAGCACGGGGAGGGTCTGTACCTTACCCTGAGCTGAAAGGGGTGAGGGCTAGGTTTAGGGCCCTGGTCCCTGGTGGCTCTGCCACATCTCTGCTGCTCTCATCTCCCAGAAGGTCTGCATTAACCATTAAAATATGTGGACTAGAAGTAAAAGAAGCTGAGCTTCCACTGGGAAAACCAAAGGCAAGCAGGGTTAGCCATAACTTGTACTCTCGTCTTTCTGGAAACCGGAGGCATCCCAGGGCTTATTGAAAAAGGCTGTGGAGATCTGGCTTCCAGTTCTAGCTCATTCCTAATTGCCTGTGGAACTGAGAACGAAGCTTTTGACCTCTCttttcatctgcaaagtggaaTAACCACTTTTCTCCCACATTTACTACAAGGCTGTCTTGTGAGGCTACGAGGAGTGGAGGTGGACGTGGGCGCAGAGGTGAGAGCACCAGATGAAGGCAGGGGTGGCACTGCCTCTGACAGCTGTGCCCCTGTCTCCCCAGGACATGCCCTACTACCGGTCCCAATTTAAGAAATGTGCCGTGGTGGGCAATGGGGGCATCCTAAAGAACAGCCGCTGCGGGAGGGAGATCAACAGCGCCGACTTTGTCTTCCGGTAAGAATTGCCCCGGGTCTGCACCTGCCGCTTCTACCCCCATGGCCCTCCCCCTCCATGCCTGCCCCACTTCTGGTTCCCCAGCCTGCTAATGCTGCCATTTATGTGATTaatccccactccccacccctgcagaCCTCATGCTCTGGGTTGTCCCTTCCCCCTTTAGCTCTGTCCCTTGCACGGGGTTGACTCTCTCAGGTCCTCAGTCTCCACATCTGCAGAATGGGAGCAAATGGCATAATACATGTGAAGACACTGAGGACTCCCAGGGGTCATGCAGATCTGCTGGTGAGGTCATCTGGGCAGCCACCTCTCTGGCTGGGTTCCACCCTTCTGGAAGCACTGCTCCGAACCAGGGTAGTCTTGTGGCTGATACCAATATGAGCTTCACCCTGGCCTTACCTAAGCTAGACACCTGTCcttgtatttcttcttccttatgtAGAAGCCCTTCTTATCTCTTTGGGGAACCTCACTTACCTCTTTAGCCTGGGTGAAGAAGATAGGTTGAAAATGAGAGCTTAAAGCAAAGAGACTTGGGTTGAGGCTGCAGTGGGATCTCATGGGTCATGGATCTACAACCACTGGGTCACCCAGGGCTGGTGAGGGAAGGGGTTGAACTGGCGCTTCCATGCTCAGGCACGAAGATTCCACCCAGCTGGTTTCCTCTGTGTCCCCCTGACCACATGATCACCAGCCCTTTCTTCACCACAcaccccagctccccagctccATCTAGAACGACATACCACATGCAGTCGGGCTGCCTCATCTCTTCTGCAGGTGCAACCTACCCCCCATCTCGGAGAAGTACACCATGGATGTAGGGGTGAAGACAGATGTGGTCACGGTGAACCCCAGCATCATCACAGAGAGGTCAGTGGCCCTCTTTCTAAacttgtgctgtccaatatgataGCCATTCATCATGTATGGCCACTGGGCACCATCCAGATTGAGATGTGCCATCTGTAAGTGCAAAACACAGCcctgattttaaaaacttaatatgaAAAAGGGGATGGGCCATACCTCATTAaagttttatattgattacatattaaaatgataGTATTGGGGGTATATCaggttaaataaaatctattgtaaaaattaatttcacctactTCTTTCTACTTCTCTAAATGTGCTtcctagaacatttaaaattacatttgtggCCTGCATTAGATTTCTTTTGGACAGCGCTGGTCTAGACTCTCTTCCCCTAGAGATGGGCCAGAGAGCTTTCTCGTGTGTGACGGGGGCAGGCAGCTCCCTACACAGTGTGTCCGCCCGGCAGTGGGGAGAAGCCTCATGCAGAGACCTCAAGCCCCCTCCTGACTCCCCTCCTGGGGTCTGTCtgggaggcctgggggagggccTAATGGGGTTAAAACTCCAACTGGGGCATAGTCACACCTCCAGGTCAGATGAAGGGTAACAGGAGGGGGAGTTGTGAAATCCGGTCAGATGCCCGGGCACATTTACAAGGAGTCAGCTGAGTGAGGGAGCATTCAGAGAGGTGCGCAGTGAGCCAGCGGGGAGGGCTGTTCAGTGTCAAGAGAAAGGTGAGCGAGGGGCTGCGGTGGAGGAAGGGCTCAGAGGACAGGCAGCTGGTTTGGTGTTCTTCACTGGGGGAAGGCAGTGACAGGTGAGTCCTTGGGGAAGGCAGGACGGGTGAGTCCCGAGGGCTCCAGGGAAAGCCTCCACTCCCTCGCCCCTTCCCCTCTGAGCCCGCCCCGGGCACTCTCAGCCGTAGGGGTTAAGTATTACCCTCCCCCTGCAACCACACACTAGATGTCTGTCCCTTTGAGTCCAGATTGCCCTCGCCGGCAATCACTTACAAAAATATAACTATCCCGGAGGAAGGCGGACATTCATCTGCTAAGTGACTGAGCCGAAAGAAGGCGGGGGTGGCCTTGAGAGGCTCCTACGTCCTTTGAAAAGACCCCAGGGTGCAGGGGTGGGGCAAGCGGAGGGTCCCGGGGCCCCGTCTCACCCTGCGCCCCCGCCAGGTTCCACAAGCTGGAGAAGTGGCGGCGGCCCTTCTACCGGGTGCTGCAGGTGTACGAGAACGCGTCCGTGCTGCTGCCTGCATTCTACAACACGCGCAACACCGACGTGTCCATCCGCGTCAAGTACGTGCTGGACGACTTCGAGTCGCCGCAGGCCGTGTACTACTTCCACCCGCAGTACCTGGTCAACGTGTCGCGCTACTGGCTCAGCCTCGGGGTGCGCGCCAAGCGCATCAGCACCGGCCTCATCCTGGCCACGGCGGCGCTGGAACTGTGCGAGGAGGTGCACCTGTTCGGCTTCTGGGCCTTCCCCATGAACCCCTCGGGCCTCTACATCACCCACCACTACTACGACAACGTCAAGCCCCGCCCGGGCTTCCACGCCATGCCCTCCGAGATCTTCAACTTCCTGCACCTGCACAGCCGCGGCATCCTGCGCGTGCACACGGGCACCTGCAACTGCTGCTGAGGGCGGCACAGGCTGCCCGCCAGCCCGGCACACGGAACCTCGCTCCTCCTCGCCCGCCCGCCCGCAGGGCAGGGCGAAGGCCCGGCGCTGAGGCGGGCACGCCCTCGGACGCTCGGCTTCGGGCTTGGGTCCTgtgggctgggaggctgggctgggggccaggcagAGTCAGCTCCGTGCCGAGCGCCCCCCCACCTGCGCACGGGTAGCGCGCTGCTGGGCCGCACCTCAAGGTCGTGGCCCTGGGGGCTGCAAGTGAATCAAGCACATTTCCACTCCGTTTTAGCAACCAAGAGAGCACAAAC
It includes:
- the ST8SIA5 gene encoding alpha-2,8-sialyltransferase 8E, which gives rise to MDDPEVQSGSDSSSRYFEFYEGPFEYNSSRCLELRHEILEVKVLSMVKQLELFDRWKSLQMCKWAMNISEANQFKSTLSRCCNAPSFLFTTQKNTPLGTKLKYEVDTSGIYHINREIFHMFPKDMPYYRSQFKKCAVVGNGGILKNSRCGREINSADFVFRCNLPPISEKYTMDVGVKTDVVTVNPSIITERFHKLEKWRRPFYRVLQVYENASVLLPAFYNTRNTDVSIRVKYVLDDFESPQAVYYFHPQYLVNVSRYWLSLGVRAKRISTGLILATAALELCEEVHLFGFWAFPMNPSGLYITHHYYDNVKPRPGFHAMPSEIFNFLHLHSRGILRVHTGTCNCC